In one Ictalurus furcatus strain D&B chromosome 10, Billie_1.0, whole genome shotgun sequence genomic region, the following are encoded:
- the ankrd29 gene encoding ankyrin repeat domain-containing protein 29 isoform X2 translates to MSFKKETPLANAAFWAARKGNLALLQLLLNSGRVVIDCKDSYGTSALMVASYSGHYDCVRELIMQGADINLQRETGSTALFFAAQQGHDDIVKLLFEFGASTEFQAKDGGTALCAACQSGHSKVVEMLLKNGANIHDQLSDGATPLFLASQEGHVTIVRQLLSSGAKVNQPREDGTTPLWIAAQMGHSEVVKVLLLRGADRDADRNDGSTALFKAAHNGHCNVIEELLKFSPSLGLLKNGSTALHAAVMGGDPKTVILLLKANADPTLRNKNNDLPGDLTKNERILRILRPQILNGGS, encoded by the exons ATGTCTTTCAAG AAGGAAACTCCCCTAGCCAATGCTGCATTTTGGGCTGCCAGAAAGGGGAACCTGGCCCTCCTTCAGCTATTGCTGAACAGTGGTCGTGtggtcattgactgcaaagacAGC taTGGCACCTCGGCTCTGATGGTGGCCTCCTACAGCGGCCATTATGACTGTGTGAGGGAACTCATAATGCAAGGGGCAGACATCAACCTGCAGAGGGAG ACAGGTTCTACAGCCTTGTTCTTCGCAGCACAGCAGGGACATGATGACATCGTCAAGCTCCTGTTTGAGTTCGGTGCTTCCACAGAATTCCAGGCCAAG GACGGTGGCACGGCTCTGTGTGCCGCCTGCCAGAGTGGTCACTCCAAAGTAGTGGAGATGCTGCTCAAGAATGGAGCCAACATCCATGACCAGCTCAGT GATGGTGCCACTCCACTGTTCTTAGCCTCTCAGGAAGGTCATGTGACCATCGTCCGTCAGCTGTTGTCATCTGGCGCCAAAGTAAACCAGCCTCGTGAG GATGGCACCACACCCCTGTGGATAGCAGCACAGATGGGACACAGCGAAGTTGTGAAAGTTCTGCTACTGCGTGGTGCTGACCGAGATGCGGACAGAAAC GATGGTTCCACTGCACTTTTTAAAGCTGCACACAATGGACACTGCAATGTCATAGAAGAGCTCCTAAAGTTCAGCCCATCTCTTGGCCTTTTGAAG AATGGTTCCACGGCCCTTCATGCTGCAGTCATGGGTGGAGATCCGAAAACTGTGATTCTTCTGCTGAAAGCAAATGCCGATCCTACTTTACGTAATAAG AATAATGACCTACCAGGGGATCTCACAAAGAACGAGCGCATCCTGAGGATTCTGCGGCCGCAGATCTTAAATGGAGGAAGTTGA
- the ankrd29 gene encoding ankyrin repeat domain-containing protein 29 isoform X1, giving the protein MICYVLVAYILFAYMCVLQKETPLANAAFWAARKGNLALLQLLLNSGRVVIDCKDSYGTSALMVASYSGHYDCVRELIMQGADINLQRETGSTALFFAAQQGHDDIVKLLFEFGASTEFQAKDGGTALCAACQSGHSKVVEMLLKNGANIHDQLSDGATPLFLASQEGHVTIVRQLLSSGAKVNQPREDGTTPLWIAAQMGHSEVVKVLLLRGADRDADRNDGSTALFKAAHNGHCNVIEELLKFSPSLGLLKNGSTALHAAVMGGDPKTVILLLKANADPTLRNKNNDLPGDLTKNERILRILRPQILNGGS; this is encoded by the exons ATGATATGTTATGTTTTAGTAGCATACATATTATTTGCATATATGTGTGTCTTGCAGAAGGAAACTCCCCTAGCCAATGCTGCATTTTGGGCTGCCAGAAAGGGGAACCTGGCCCTCCTTCAGCTATTGCTGAACAGTGGTCGTGtggtcattgactgcaaagacAGC taTGGCACCTCGGCTCTGATGGTGGCCTCCTACAGCGGCCATTATGACTGTGTGAGGGAACTCATAATGCAAGGGGCAGACATCAACCTGCAGAGGGAG ACAGGTTCTACAGCCTTGTTCTTCGCAGCACAGCAGGGACATGATGACATCGTCAAGCTCCTGTTTGAGTTCGGTGCTTCCACAGAATTCCAGGCCAAG GACGGTGGCACGGCTCTGTGTGCCGCCTGCCAGAGTGGTCACTCCAAAGTAGTGGAGATGCTGCTCAAGAATGGAGCCAACATCCATGACCAGCTCAGT GATGGTGCCACTCCACTGTTCTTAGCCTCTCAGGAAGGTCATGTGACCATCGTCCGTCAGCTGTTGTCATCTGGCGCCAAAGTAAACCAGCCTCGTGAG GATGGCACCACACCCCTGTGGATAGCAGCACAGATGGGACACAGCGAAGTTGTGAAAGTTCTGCTACTGCGTGGTGCTGACCGAGATGCGGACAGAAAC GATGGTTCCACTGCACTTTTTAAAGCTGCACACAATGGACACTGCAATGTCATAGAAGAGCTCCTAAAGTTCAGCCCATCTCTTGGCCTTTTGAAG AATGGTTCCACGGCCCTTCATGCTGCAGTCATGGGTGGAGATCCGAAAACTGTGATTCTTCTGCTGAAAGCAAATGCCGATCCTACTTTACGTAATAAG AATAATGACCTACCAGGGGATCTCACAAAGAACGAGCGCATCCTGAGGATTCTGCGGCCGCAGATCTTAAATGGAGGAAGTTGA
- the cts12 gene encoding procathepsin L — MSRVPWKVLVRRTLLVSLFVVVPLSMAMESEEETPSEWKLWKRANGVDYEEENTDNKRRAIWEKNKNLIEDNNRKFYMGMSEFTMAMNKYGDLTRLEYHQLLGAKVNGNAHKKRKTADARKLRYHARRLRLKSVDYRQMGYVTEIKDQGYCGSCWAFSTTGAIEGQMFKKTGQLVSLSEQNLVDCSWSYGTYGCNGAWMANAYDYVINNGLQASATYPYTSVDTQPCFYDSNKVVAQISDYRFIPNGDEQALADALATIGPITVAVDADHPSFLFYSSGIYEEPRCNPNNLSHAVLLVGYGSERGRDYWIIKNSWGTGWGEGGYMRMIRNGSNTCGIASYALYPIV; from the exons ATGAGTCGGGTCCCTTGGAAGGTTCTGGTTAGGAGGACACTCCTGGTCAGCCTCTTTGTGGTTGTACCACTCTCAATGGCAATGGAGTCAGAAGAGGAAACACCATCAGAATGGAAGCTGTGGAAGAGAGCTAATGGAGTGGACTATGAAGAAGAG AACACtgataataaaagaagagccatttgggagaaaaacaagaacCTGATTGAGGATAACAATAGAAAATTTTATATGGGCATGTCAGAGTTTACTATGGCAATGAACAAATACGGAGACCTG ACTCGGTTGGAGTATCATCAGTTACTGGGAGCCAAGGTAAATGGAAATGCGCACAAGAAGCGTAAGACTGCTGATGCACGCAAACTACGCTACCATGCCAGAAGACTACGACTGAAGTCGGTAGACTACAGACAGATGGGATACGTCACCGAGATTAAAGACCAG GGTTACTGTGGGTCGTGTTGGGCTTTCAGCACTACAGGTGCCATCGAGGGACAAATGTTCAAGAAAACAGGTCAGCTGGTGTCTCTTAGCGAGCAGAATCTGGTGGACTGCTCATGGTCCTACGGCACATACGGCTGCAATGGGGCCTGGATGGCCAACGCTTATGATTATGTGATTAACAATGGGCTGCAAGCCTCTGCAACATACCCTTATACCTCAGTG GATACACAGCCCTGCTTCTATGACAGCAACAAGGTTGTGGCACAAATCAGTGACTACAGGTTCATTCCCAATGGAGATGAACAGGCGTTGGCCGACGCTTTGGCAACTATCGGTCCAATCACTGTAGCAGTCGATGCTGACCACCCAAGCTTTCTGTTCTATAGCTCAG GGATCTATGAGGAGCCAAGATGTAATCCGAACAACCTGAGCCATGCAGTGCTTCTGGTTGGCTACGGctcagagagaggcagagactaCTGGATCATCAAAAACAG CTGGGGCACAGGTTGGGGAGAAGGAGGATACATGCGCATGATCCGAAACGGCAGCAACACCTGTGGCATCGCCAGCTATGCTCTCTACCCTATTGTATAA